Genomic window (Geotrypetes seraphini chromosome 17, aGeoSer1.1, whole genome shotgun sequence):
GCTTTCAGCCTGATTTTAAATACCGTCAGATGAAGCCTGACGTACCaaatcaggcaggttgttccGGGCATATgttgcagcaaggtagaagggatggagtctggataACAGTGACTTGCCCAACGAATAGAGTTCTTGGAGCAGAGGGTAGGGAGGaataaggagagatactgaggagctgcagcgtgaatacatttgtaagtcaataagaggagtttgaactgaatGCAGAAACAGACGGGAAGCCAGTGAAGCAAGTTGAGGAGAGGGGCACTGTGAGCATAATGACACTGGCAGAATATGAGATGTGCAGTAGAATTATGCAcatattgaaggggagagagatgacttGATGAAAGTCCCGTGAGAcatgtgttgcagtagtccaggtgggAGGTCATGAGAGTGTGGAGGAAGGTCTTGGCAGCATGTTCAGAGAGGAAAGGCCAGATTTTAAATACTACTCTACTTCAATGTCAGTCAtcttgaactactactgaaaaaaaaaagatgcaagaCAATCCAATATCCATTCCCTTGTTTCAAGCTGATTTGGGGACTGGCCTCGACATATCTATTGTCTCACTTTGTGATTTACAACCCCACAAGgagaaccagaaattgtaatttatttgcctatccacaGATTACTGGTTGTAGGTACAGGTCATTTTTGGATGAGACTtttgtttcaagcaagtaaacagcagtcctgatTTGGTAATTATATTAGTGCagccaggttgacctacggcATTTTtcagaaataaattaaaactgTACCATTTGATAGATacatttcctaaatagaaattaTATTACTTGTAATAATTCTctattaattgcaataattctACTCTGATTATCCTTAAGACATATActgtacttttgctatttgtattttgtatttcaccaattgtccaatttctctttgatgtaaaccaCCGAGAAGTTGtcagattgtggcagtatagaaaaataaagttgttagtATTATCATAGTCTACAGGTGAGGCTATTAGAGACCATATATTCTGTTTTGTCTCGAATCGCTCTACATTTCTTTTGCTAGTCTGCAAAACCAGTCTTCTGTAAGATGCCCACAATATTTAAACAAAGAGTAGGTGCCTTTATGTAATCAGTGTTCGTTTAATGATAGAGACTTAGCAGGTTATTTAACGAGGATCGAGCATGATTCTTTTCTGTAATTCTCCAGATTCATTCTCTTTGAGTAAGAAATATTTACATTTGGAAAATATTAAATCTGTATCACCTAACTCAGAGAGAAATCTGCTCAGGCTGATGAGGTTATTTAGTTTAAAAATAGCATGTAAGGTGTAGCCAACAATGAGTGGTTGCCCATGTGCTAGCAGCAGGCTAATTTAGCTTTATCTTAAGCCTACCTGGGTAAAAGTGGTAGCCATTTTTTTAAGCATAATCTCTCTACATCAATAATGAGCACAATCCTAAAATGCTTGCTTTATCTCTGGAGGTATGCAATGGTGACACATACCATGTTTTCTATATTTACACAACAGATAATTCTAATGCCCTAGAAGAAAATACACTGAAAGTTGCAGCGCCAAAGCCATTAAATCATATGAAATCCGTATGCAGAGCTGCTCTCTGAGAAAAAGGATAGATAAGTGCTGCAAAGGGCATTCTTATTCTGATGAAATTATATCGGATTGGAAATCATGGCTTAGTGTTGCAAATGAAAGGGGTCATGGTGGTGCAAAGAAGAGAAGGCAAGCCATGGGTGTATGTtatggaaagtggtctttcttttCGCTTATGGTGGAAAGAAGCTTGTCTATGCATCTGGAACTGCTCCCAAAGTGCCAAAATAATTGGAAACAATTATCCCCAAAAGATGAAAACAATTGAATGTTTTTGATTCTAAGAGTACAGGTGACGATGGGGATTTGTAAATGGTAAGGTTTCTTCCATTCTGCAAAATTCCCAATTTCCACTTGTGGTTTCATTTCATTCATTTAaaaagttgttggtttttttttttataccaccTCCCACAGTCTACACAAGCATTCATCCTGAAGGACAAAGTCATACACAGCAGCCACAttgtcaaattaaaaaaacaatgcTTAAACCAGATAGCACATGTGCAATAAACCAGGTACCAAAACTGCACTCCCCCCCAGATTTGGAGAGCATTGGTTAAGCTGACGCCAATCGAGCCCCATTTTCCCCAAGTGGCCTGATGTAGTTTTCATTCTCTTTCTATGAAAAGGATGGTAGAGTTGGGGATTGGCATATTTAGCTTGATCTTCCAGGGCCCAGGGCGATTTTATTCATCTGACGTTTTTTTTTCACCTATCTGAATATTGGCCAAAGTTAATAAAAATGGTAGGGTTTCATTCTGCACCGCTTTCAGCAATGATAGAAGCACATTGGCGCTCATTGGAGAACATCAATATCTATGGAACTGGGATTCAAACATCTTTGGCAACTGTGATCTTCTATATCTGCTCTTTACATCTTCATTTCATTATATTGCTAAAAGTATGCGTATAATGTTGTTCCCACATGTATCTACCACCTGGCGTCTGAAGAACAAGCTAAAAAGGGTCTTGAAAGAGCACTTGACCAGCCCTTCTGGCTTACGTTTCTCCATATGGATGTGGTATCCTACTCCAGCTCTTTTGGCAATGGTACCTGGAGAAAAAAAAGGCCAAGATATTAATTTGTGATTAAGCAGTGAGCCTATTGCCCTGAAAAAGTGGAGTAAATTTAACGGTAATTGTATAACAGGATgccttaggggttcttttattaagctgcagtaaccACTAACTTATGCTCAGGCATCCCAAGGTAGTTTTAGGATCAGAACTGCAGATGCAATGTACAAGGTACAAAATCTTTATTGGAGAAAATACAATATAGCAATCCTAAAAAAGGTTCTCGTATATGAAGACacaggacctgacacggtccgtgtttcggaaaacgctccttcctcaggggtccgggatgTTATGGTACATAAACGTAGAGGACTTTATTGCAAAACAGACAACGTCAGAGTTGCAGCTGGACAGGAGCACTCGCAGATTACCCGTGTTAACTGTTTTGCAATAAGGTTCTCTACATTTATGTACCATATCAACCCAGACCCCTGAGGGAGAAGcattttccgaaacacggaccgtgtcgggtacTGTGTCTTCATATACGAAAGCGTTTTTTGGGATTGCTATATTGTATTTTCTCCAATAAAGATTTTGTACCTTGTACATACATCGCATCtgcagggtttgtttgttttttttccttgttttcatcATTTGATTCTTCACTGCTGTTTTTGCTGGATCGTTCTTTTGTTTAGTTTTAGGATCAGCACGTGCTATTCATGCACTAAAAAAtacaatgcatttttttttttttagcactagagtgggcatgttctgtgctaatcggttagtgcagctACTTTGCGGCACACTAACTGAATAGAAGTGGTTAACATGCAAGCccgtaggcccagattctctaaccagcaccttaaaagtggctgccgatCACGTGATGACACTGGATACAGAATTgggcctccggcaaaggtaggcaccgcaaatgtaggccagggttttccaatctatatttctggcgcctacctttgatgtgaattgcatcTCCATAGGCGGTTtaagccacttctggcattagcagTGGCACAGAGTAAGGGGTGGTCTGTCTCGGGTGCCGTCATGGTGGGGGAAAcggcttcttcccttcccccaaacctctTATACGTTTCCGTTTCTTTCAAGGCAGTCAAACTACACAACAGTCTGTAGAATGAGTCAAATCATCGCAGGGCTCTCTGCCCATGATATGCCTACATGTAAATTACATGCTTATTTGCACACGTATGTTGCATTTTAATCATGCACATGTACAATTGGTGAATAAATGTTAGTACCCACTCTATAAAATTATCCCCTCTGAGtgtatatacattatttgtaaaaTAATATGAGTACATCATAACCAGTAGACTCCCAGGAATTCCTATGCATAGATGGCTTAAAATATGCACACACCTTTTGTTTGTATATTGTTTATGCATATATGCATTTGTGCAAGTTTGTAACAAGACATTTTCtagcccctgccccccccccaaaaaaaaaagctttacatgcagaaaaagctttataaaatgatCCCATAACTCATTATTCCATATTCTCATTATTGAATTCCACTCAAATCATAGCACAGAGGCCCTTTTATTGACCTTAACCACCAAAGTCAAGCAATACTTGAGAGttgggcccaggcgatcctcctTCAATTCGACATATCTGTCGCGTATGACCACCATCTGTTACTAACCAAACTCAATGAAATAGACATCATAGGAACTGTCCTAAGCTGGTTCAAAGATTTCCTACAAAGCAGGCAATATCTTGTCTACTAAGAtgaagtgttttaaaaaaaaactggtaaGTGTTCTGTGGCGTACCATGAGGATCACCATTATTCCTAATCCTCTATAACCTTTTCATGAGCTCGCTAGGCTGTATCAAAATTGACAACAATGAATGCATattctcttatgcagatgacattcttctaCTCATCCTAATTAATCGTGACTGATATAACGCTGTTAATATCAAATGGAATAGACAAAATACAGACATGGGCCTCATCCAACAAACTCAAACTAAATACGGACAAATCCAAAGTCCTATGGTTTCACAACTCTGTACACATGGTTCTTTCCACTGTAACTCTAACCTCAGGATCCACACCGGATATCAACAAGACATTCAAAGTCTTTGGAGTCATACTCGACTCCTGTATCATACGAATCACAAGTATCCTACCTAAGGAAGAAAACCTTCTACAATATGGGAAGACTTATCAGACCCTTTTTTCATGAGCGCCACTTTGCTGTGCAAAGGCAAATTCTCTTACTGTCCCAGCTGGGTTACTTCActcacctacaaatccaaaatgtggccctacaaacgatctcagtttgagaccactggtatagtgcAACCAAGATTGAACGCACAAATCTGTGTGCACAGTCGATTTGTACATGCAACTTAAGCCAATcaatgctgataattggcaattaattgGCCCTAATTAGAATTAATGCGTACAACTTTCCAAGCACATTCTATAAAGCGGTGCGCATAAATTCTAGTGCACAGATCTCAAAATGGGGTGTGGccaagggaggagcatgggtgggtcatgcgtgttcctaaaagttaggcacactgttatagaatatgtctGATCCACGCACAACTTTggcgcaggtatttaggcctggctgTCACATGAATGGATGCTACGCATGATTCTATAAGTTGCACCTAACTTCAGAGGTGttttatagaatcccacctaggCACCATTCTTTTCGGCGTTGCCTTTTTTAGGCGTTATATATGGAATTTGTTCCAATGCCATTTATGTGCTTGAGTGGTTTGCTACTATTTAGGCATATAACATATATGACTGCAAAGATGTCAATATTGTGTGCACTTAGGCACTTAAGTGGCATGTAACTATGAGTGCcctgttacagaattgcccttgaAATACGTCAATACACATTACTCCTCCAGTGACTTCTTACTGAACATGGCGTTGCTTTATGAATACTCACTGCTTTAAGATAGGCTACATTGCTCTGACGAATGTCATTCAATAACTCGTCTCTAGGGGTCATCTCAACAAGAGGAGGTGGTCGTCTTCTTGGAATTGGTTTTAGAGTCTTGATCACGTCTCTAAGGTTGGCTCGCTCTGATGGCTCTTTGTCATCTGGCATGCTTGATTTTGGCTTTATTCTTTTGAGTTTGACCATGTCTCGGAGGCTGGTTTGTTCGCATGGTTCAGACAGCTTTTGGGCAGTTGACTTTGACTGAAATTTCTTCAGCTTGATCGTTTTAAAGGATACTGATTCAGGACTGTGTTGTCTTTCAGGAACTGTGTTCACTGGGTTGCTTTTAGGTTCCCTATGTGTGACATGGGACATGGATGGCTGTAACTTTGGGGAAGAGGGTGGAGTCTTTGGGATGGGAAGAGGCACACCTAACAACTGTATGAGCCCGGGAGGCAACCCATACCCATTAGCCAGCATGGCTATAATATCTTCTTGATCCTTAACTTGCTGCTGCCTTTGATCCTCTTGCCTTTTTTGTCTCTGTTTGTCAAGATTTCGAGTGAGCAAATTTGTGACTACCATTCTGGGCCCAGGAAGCTCAAAATGATAGCCCATCTTGAGTAATGTGGTATTGTTTTTCAAGAGCCGTGCAATCTCCATTTCTGCATGGTGACCCAACATATGCCTTTGATTGTGAAACCGTAGTTCAGTTAACGCCTCATTGAACTGTAGACATCGTAGAATAGCTATTATCCCTTTGCCTGAGATGAAGTTAGACTCGATATTTAGAGTCACGATACTTCTATTTTCACGCAACATATTAGCCAGAGCGAAGGCCACATTATCATCTGCTCCCACGTTTGCTAAACAAAAGGTTTTTACCTGCTTGTTTTTTTTCATCGCATTGACAAAATCCACTAACATTTCTTTGGGAATGTTTTCTATGTTGTTCAAGTTGACCTCTTTCACAGCTGGGTTGTTTTTTCGGATGTTGTCCAAGGTTTCATCTAAGTTTGTTTGGTTTCCAGAGGGTCTTGCAGTCATCTTAATAAAATTCGTATCCAGAGCTAACTTTTTGGGCAGGTTTAGCTTGCCAATTTTCTTTTCACCATGTTCTTGATTTTCGTATTTTGCCACTGGTTCGGTCAAGGTTTTACTTGGTATCTCATCATTTGTCCTTCCGTTTTCTTTGTCTTCGATTTGCATAGGCATGTCTAAATCGTTCCCATTTTCTTCTCTCGGGTTGTAATCCTTGGAATCTTTAATTTCACTCTGAACTCTTATTGATACAGCGGATTCATTAGTCGACTCCTTTCCATTTTCTGAGTAAACATGTGACATTGTTGAACACTTTTCGTTTGTTCTGTTGTCGAGTCTTCCATCAGTAGTGTTTTGAAATGGCCCTTCCTTAACTGGATCAGTGTTTCTCTCTAATGTTCCTTCAGTATCGAAACTTTCATCTTTGTCTTCCTCCTCATCAACTGTATCGTCTTTACTTGCAAATTTTCTCTAGGAAAAGCAAATTAAGAGTTTAAAGCATTTGTAATAGATTCAGTGACTTTGATTTCTTCTTGCTTATATAAGTAAAATGCTGACATTCTATTATCTGTAAAATTTGAAGATGTTTTACTTAGCGTTAGAAGACAAGAGGAAACATATTTTACTTAGTTCTAACTAGTCCAATATTGAAGATTAATAAGATAATTAAAATACATGAGGATAATATCCAGAAGTACTTATGGGGGTTAGTAGCAGTACTGGCTGCCCAAATACTTTCTGTTGTAAAAATTCCTGGTAACTGAACATGTAACTGTGGCCATTTTATTTGCAAAATTGCTGGTTAGGTTTCTGAAAAGGTgtggtttgggggtggggtgaggatgGCCAAAAATGTGCCCCCCAATGAAAttcagctgctgaatggaagccTGATTTTCACGTTAGAAcccctttataataataataattactttCCTAATTGAGTAAGCTGGGAAGTAACTAGTAATTATAATTAATTACTTTTGAAGAGTAACTAGCACAGCACTGTGGGCATTTTTGCTCCATAAATGTTAGTAGTTTATTTCTAGAATCAACCTGTGATGCATGTTGTGGGGTttcttggtttgtttttttcgGTGTGTGAAATGCATGGGCAGATGCTAGGAATGCCAGTAGCAATTGACACAAAGGCCCCGCAGTTAGTGCAGGATCATTTGGAAAATGACCCACTGGGAACTGAATATTAGGAAGAGACCCCCCTCTGTGATTTTGGCAAGCCAGCTTCCAAGCTACTTCCAGTGCTTCTATCTCGGTACAGACCTTCCTTGCACAATCCCATCCCCCGTCAaacctttttcagcacttaggtTTCTATCTGACTTTCTCACCCATTATCAGACATAGGATCCTTCAGCTGTAGCATGCTATCATCTCATCACCTCTGTCTTCTCCCACCACTCCCTCATACTGAACTGTAAAGACATACAGATAGCCAAAGGTGGCTTAAGGCCGGAAAGTATGGACTTGGAAAGGCAACCTCCTTTCAGGCAGGCAAGTCAATTTCAGCCAATTTGAGGGGGCCAAATGAGAAGACGAAGTAGGGAATTatgtaccatagttagattgtgagtctgccgagacagatagggaaactacTTAGAGCACTTGATAAAAACATTGTATACCACACAACTTCTCCAAGATAAGGGTGGTATATCAGATGCCAGTGAACACAAACAGATAGCCTAAGATTTACATGAGTCTATACTTTTTAAACCCCatacacttgtgccctcccttccccttgtatctctttaaatctttgccagtgttgAGCAGCTTCTTTGGACTGCAGCTCACGCCGCCGTTGgtgttctctctgatgtcacttcctggccccatgaccaggaagtgatttcagaaggaaaTCAGGCCAGTGTgaacagcaggctggagaaactgttcatgcaggtgaagatttaaagagatacggtgctggggaagggagggcacgagcttgggtgggggtgggggtggggaggcagaATGGTGCCAgtaccctcaccaagatggtgcacGGCGTGGtctgttcctccctcctccccttgctatgccactggcagGCACAAGTCTAGCCCCTAAAATTAGGCACAGGAATCGTAAAatcataacggcagataaaggccaaatgtcccatctattctgcccacccgcagtagccattatctcttcctctctctgagatcccacgtgcctatcccaggctttcttgaattcagacacagtctctgtctccaccacctcttctgggagactgtttcatgcatctaccaccctttcctcaGATTAcactggagcctatcacctcttaacttcatcctataccctctcattgcagagtttcctttctttttttttttagtcaaggtttgtttattaaagttttaaatacaaaGCATGGATTAAAACAGACATGAAAAACTGTCAATAAGAGACATGTATGCTTGCAGAACGTTAATGCTATCATGCTTAAAACCAACAATAGCTCAAATAAGTAACAGTAGTGAGAGCAAAGTATGTCTCCTATAAAAGTAGAGAACATCCGAGTTACAATCATAAGCATGAAAATAACAATGAATGGACATAAGGAAAATATGCAAAAATGTGAAATctggagagaaaagaaaaagaaattaagtaggaaatgaaaaacagaaggtagggagCGGTCTACTCAGGGGGAAGAAACAGAGTGCAGGTAGGTTTTTAATCGTAACCATttcttttgaaaggaaagatATCTGTTGGAGGATTTTGCCAGGTAAGCTTCCGTTCTGTAAGTAAGGCATACTAAATTCCACCATTGGCAGTGAGAGGCCTTGGATAGATCTTTCCAATGTGTAAGAAGGATTTTTAAAGCCAAGGAAAGTAGTATGTTAAACAGAAAATGATCTGTCTCAGAGATCAGTGGGGAAGCCTGGAAGGATTTCAACAAGAGCATTTGGTAGGTTAGAGGGACGTTAATGCTGAAGACAGAGCAAATGGTATCCCATGTGGAGGACCAGTATGAGGAGATTGAAGGGCAAGAGAAAAGAAGGTGTTTTAAGGAGCCTAGTTCTGGTTGACAGATCCAACATTTGTTGGAGAAGGAAGCGTTAATTTTATGTGATCTAATCGGGGTCCATATCGCTCTATGTAGCAAAAAGACCATGGGTTGGAGAATCGATGCAGAGCGAGAAGTATGGAAGGTGGAATGAAATATGTGGGACCATGCTTCATCAGAAATGGAGATCTCAAGGTCTGACTCCCAGGAAGTGTGAAGGTGGAATGATGGTACGCATAATAGGGATTTGAGAAGTTTATAAAAATGAGAAGCGGAATGGCCTAAGgctaagaattgtcgagaaaacGTGTATAAGGATGGAGCGGACATAGAAGCGACAGGAAGGAGACCAGATTTTTAAAGGGAGGATCTTAATTGAAGCCATTTATAAAAATGCGATGCATCAATGGAGAAAGCTTCCATGAGCTCATTGAATGTGCGAAAGGTGCCATCAGGGTGGCACACAGAACCTATGTCCCAAATATGGTGGGAAGACCAATGGGGCCATAATATGGGTTTTTTATCAATGGAAATCTTTTTATTATaccataaagggcatagagatgATTGACTCCAGGGAACGTCAAGGTGGGAGTCAATCATTGTGAGAGCTCTATGGGTGGACGATATGATGGGGTTATTGAGAAGATTGGGGAAGCCCGAAGCGCCCATAAGGCGAAGAAGGGGGAGTGGGTTAGCTAGGGACGACTCCAAGTGAAGCCAATTGGGCGTATCCTGCAAGGTAGGAGAGGAGAGCCACATCGCCCCTTGTTTTAATATGAAAGCTCTGTGGTAACATAGAAGATCTGGAAAATTAACACCTCCCTGACAAGTGGGGGCCTTTAGTTTGCAGAGAGAGATTCTGTGAGGCTTATCATTCCAAAGGAATCTAGACATTTTTGATTCGAGTTGTTTGTATATCGAGGCCGGGAACAGGAGAGGAAACATATTGAAGATATAGGTGATCTTAGGGACCACCATCATTTTTATGGTATCTAATCTACCCCACCATGAGAGATGTAGAGGTGACCAGGAGGAGAGAGTATGCGAAAGTTGGGTAAGAATCTTAGAGGTGATTAATTGTATGGATGAACGGATGTCTCTGCCAAATGTAAGACCCAGATATTTGATCCCTTCAGTGACCCAAGTAAGAGGTTGACTGGAGATGGTGAAAGGAGTGCATGACTCAGTTAGTGGCATAATTTCGGTTTTATCCCAGTTGATTTTATAGCCTGAGATTAGGGAAAAAGAAGATATAAGTTGCATTAAAGAGGACAGTGATGACTCTGGATCAGAGAGGTATAAtaaaatatcgtctgcataagctgaaattttaaattcaatgCCCGCTATTGAGATGCCCTTAATGGATGATGTTGATCTGATAGCTACGAGGAGGGGCTCCAGGGCTAGGTTAAACAAAAGGGGGGATATAGGGCATCCTTGACGGGTCCCTCTGTGTAAAGTGAAAGGGGAGGAGGCTTCATCATTTACAATCAGTCTAGCTGTGGGGTCATGGTAGAGAAGGGAGATCATGTGAATGAAGGAAGGAGGCAGACCAAATTTAGAGAGAACAGCAAAAAGATAATGCCACTCCACCCTATCAAACGCCTTTTCAGCATCCAATGAAACAAGAGCTTTAGGGTCAGGGTCCGATACGGTGGAGTGGAGTATATGACACAATAATCTTGTATTGTCTGCTCCAAAGCGACCCTTCATGAATCCTACTTGGTCTCTGTGAATCAGACAAGGCAGAACTTTTTCTAAACGAAACACTAGAATTTTAGCAAAAATTTTATAGTCCAAATTCAGCAGTGAGATAGGTCGGTAGTTTTTCACAAGTTGAGGGTCTCTGTTAGGTTTTGGAAGAACAATGATGTTCGCCTCAAGGAAGCGATGAAGTCCCTGAGGGTTCGAGATTAGGCCTTGGAAGTAAGAGAGTAAGTGCGGAGTCAGGAGGGTGGAGAATGACTTGAAGAATTCTGAGGTCAatccatctgggcccggagcctTGGCAGAAGGTAAGGAGGCAATGGCACGTTGAATTTCTTCTGAAGAAAGTGATTGTTGTAGAAATTGACGTTGAGGATCAGTGAGAGTAGGCAAGTCCAGAGAACGAAAGAAGTCAGGAATTGAGTTGCTAATTGAAGAGGTTTCAGACGTATATAAGTCTTCGTAAAATGTGTGGAATTCATTCAGAATATCCTTAGTGGAAGTGTAGAGAAGACCATTGGAGGTTTTGATGTGGGTGATTCTTTGCTTGGAGTGTTTTCCTTTAAGGTATGTAGCCAACAAACGGCCTGCTTTATTAGCTGAAGAATAGTATGTAGCTGAACGTCGAAATATTTAAGCTGAGGCAAGAGAGCTGAAAATTTCATTGTATTGGAATTTAAGAAGTTGTAGTTTTTTGTATGTGGAGGAGTCATGGCGTTGATATAGCGAGGTTTCATATGAGTGAATGTCAGACTCAAGTTGGGATAGAGTGGATTTGCGCTTTTTAAGCTGAAAAGCAGAATAGCTGATTATTTCCCCTCTGAGCCAGGCCTTGTAAGACTCCCAGACAATGGAGAAATCCGAAACTGAGTTAATGTTCGTATCAAAGAAGGATTGAGATTCTTTATTGATATGTGAGATGAAATCAGTATCATGAAGAAGAAAATTGTTTAGTCTCCATTGACGAGAGGAGGAGGTCGCTGACCACTGGAACGTACAGGAAACAGCTGCATGATCCGAGATTGTAATATCATGGATTTGAGACGAAGAAACAAGGTTCAAAACATCCTTGGATCCCAAAATATAGTCGATCCTAGAGTGGGATTGATGTGGAGCAGAGTAGAAGGTGTAATCCTTTGTGGATGGGTGAAAGATTCTCCAGATGTCAGACCACCCGAAGTGATCCATTAATTTGAGAACTGCATTTCGAACACCCAGTTTAGCTGGACGACAGGTGGAGGATCGGTCAATGAAAGGATCAAtgggaaagttgaagtccccagCGAAGATTGTGTGAGACGTCAGTGGAGTTGTACTCACGGTCTGGAAGGTGAGAAAAAAGGAGGGATCATCAGTATTTGGTGCATAGATGTTGAAGATGTTGAGAGGATGTCCTGCAATAGAGCCTTCCACTAGAGACCATCGGCCGTTAGGGTCAAATTTATGAGAGTTAAGTTGGAAATTGAGGGATTTTTTCATTAGTGTAATGACACCATTTTTTTTGCCCTGGGCAGGTGCAGCAAAGCAGTGTTGGACCCAACCTCCGGAAAGCTTCTGTGCTTCCTCAAGAGATAGGTGGGTTTCTTGAAGGAGACAAATGTCCGCATCCAAATGTTTGAAGTAAtgtaagattttttttcttttgattgggTTGTTTATCCCTTTAACATTAAGAGATACAAGGTGGATTTTAACCATAAGGTATGGCGAGGAGTGATGGAATCCAGGTGTAACTGGTGGCAGTTAATTGAGACAGGCAAGAGAAAAGAGACAGTAGACCActgtacaaaaataaattaaaaaagaaaaaggaaggaaaaacagcagCTTCATGCTTATTGGAAACTGGAGTAATATAACAAACGAAGCTCATGAGATGGGGTCGCATGATGACTAGAGGAGCTCAGCTAGCCACGCCACAGCCCGCCACATGTTGAGTCAGGAAACTGATAAAATACAGCCCTTTGGTGTAATGAGAATGGAGTTTCAAGGCTGGTGATGCAGGTCATTGCATTGCACCCACTGATTCATCCAAGTATTTTTGTAAGTCAGTTGGAGAGTCAAAGTTTTTGGTGACATTATGGTAGGTCACTCTCATCCGGGCAGGATAAAAGAGCCCGTATTTCGCACCAATGCTCTTGAGTTGAGGGCGCATGGACAAAAAGGCCTTTCTTTTTTGTGCCGTGGCTTTGGAGACGTCAGGGACAAACATGATGCGCTTGCCATCCACATTTAGATCAGAGATGGATTTTGCAGATTGCAGGATTTGAATAGCCTGTGGGTAGCGTAGAAGTTTCATTACAACAGGTCTCGGAGGTTTGGATGGTGAGGGAGGGCCCGAAGGGACCCTGTGCGCTCGTTCTAT
Coding sequences:
- the LMOD3 gene encoding leiomodin-3 codes for the protein MSEYSQESDQEEAFARDFDEDEILANLSPEELQELQVEMEALAPDPRVPVGMIQKDQTEKTPTGNFDHRSLVDYLYWQKEAKRMEDEERVPVTLLPSERKFASKDDTVDEEEDKDESFDTEGTLERNTDPVKEGPFQNTTDGRLDNRTNEKCSTMSHVYSENGKESTNESAVSIRVQSEIKDSKDYNPREENGNDLDMPMQIEDKENGRTNDEIPSKTLTEPVAKYENQEHGEKKIGKLNLPKKLALDTNFIKMTARPSGNQTNLDETLDNIRKNNPAVKEVNLNNIENIPKEMLVDFVNAMKKNKQVKTFCLANVGADDNVAFALANMLRENRSIVTLNIESNFISGKGIIAILRCLQFNEALTELRFHNQRHMLGHHAEMEIARLLKNNTTLLKMGYHFELPGPRMVVTNLLTRNLDKQRQKRQEDQRQQQVKDQEDIIAMLANGYGLPPGLIQLLGVPLPIPKTPPSSPKLQPSMSHVTHREPKSNPVNTVPERQHSPESVSFKTIKLKKFQSKSTAQKLSEPCEQTSLRDMVKLKRIKPKSSMPDDKEPSERANLRDVIKTLKPIPRRRPPPLVEMTPRDELLNDIRQSNVAYLKAVPLPKELE